A region of Haloplanus sp. XH21 DNA encodes the following proteins:
- the proB gene encoding glutamate 5-kinase yields the protein MRELSAVDDAEADRARQLAANADRVVVKAGTNSLTDDESNLDDDKLDKLVDDIADLLERDKDIVLVSSGAIGAGMGRIGYDDETLEESQALSTVGQSHLMRRYTESFERYGRKIAQVLVTEHDLDNPERFTNFRNTIETLLDWGVVPIINENDAVATEEIRIGDNDMLSSSVAIGIDADLLVTLTDVGGVYTGNPKSDPAAELIEAVGRNYAAVEERIDASSSGEFGGIQTKVRGARESSEHGIPAIIARSTEPDVLEKIATGKPVGTVFVPVNGVIDD from the coding sequence ATGCGTGAACTCTCCGCCGTCGACGACGCCGAGGCCGACCGAGCGCGGCAGCTCGCGGCCAACGCCGACCGCGTCGTCGTCAAGGCCGGCACCAACTCCCTGACCGACGACGAGTCCAACCTCGACGACGACAAACTCGACAAACTCGTCGACGACATCGCCGACCTGCTGGAGCGAGACAAGGACATCGTCCTCGTCTCCTCGGGCGCCATCGGCGCCGGCATGGGGCGGATCGGCTACGACGACGAGACCCTCGAGGAGTCCCAGGCGCTGTCGACGGTCGGGCAGAGCCACCTCATGCGGCGCTACACCGAGAGCTTCGAGCGGTACGGCCGCAAGATTGCGCAGGTGCTGGTGACCGAACACGACCTGGACAACCCCGAGCGGTTCACCAACTTCCGCAACACCATCGAGACGCTGCTGGACTGGGGCGTCGTGCCCATCATCAACGAGAACGACGCCGTCGCGACCGAGGAGATCCGCATCGGCGACAACGACATGCTGTCGTCGTCGGTCGCCATCGGCATCGACGCCGACCTGTTGGTGACGCTCACCGACGTCGGTGGCGTCTACACCGGTAACCCGAAGTCGGATCCCGCCGCGGAACTGATCGAGGCAGTCGGCCGCAACTACGCCGCGGTCGAGGAGCGCATCGACGCGAGTTCCAGCGGCGAGTTCGGCGGCATTCAGACCAAAGTCCGGGGTGCCCGCGAGTCGAGCGAACACGGCATCCCGGCGATCATCGCGCGGTCGACCGAACCGGACGTGCTGGAAAAAATCGCTACTGGCAAGCCCGTGGGAACCGTATTCGTCCCCGTGAACGGAGTCATCGATGACTGA